The Pseudomonas asiatica genome has a segment encoding these proteins:
- a CDS encoding LysR family transcriptional regulator, producing MREISLDRLRTLVVISDLGSFAEAARQLNLAPPTISLHVAELEARIGAPLLTRTRGQVRPTVIGETLLARARRLLADADLALDEVRRQVEGLTGRVRLGASTGAIAHLLPQALEHLRTVHPGIDVQVQVLTSQASLARLREGTLDIGLVALPQVAGKGLAVTPWRRDPILAYVPADWQPPAKVTPAWLAQRALILNDSSTQLSRVTGEWFAAAGLYPEPRIELNYNDAIKSLVGAGYGATLLPQEGESAELDRRIARRPLRPGLWRQLGIACREGQVERATGYVLQALERLRQ from the coding sequence ATGCGCGAAATCAGCCTCGATCGCCTCCGCACCCTGGTGGTCATCTCCGACCTGGGCTCCTTTGCCGAAGCCGCCCGCCAGCTCAACCTGGCACCGCCCACCATCAGCCTGCACGTGGCCGAGCTGGAGGCGCGCATCGGCGCCCCGTTGCTTACCCGCACCCGCGGCCAGGTGCGGCCCACGGTCATCGGCGAAACCCTGCTGGCCCGTGCCCGCCGCCTGCTGGCCGACGCCGACCTTGCGCTGGATGAAGTGCGCCGACAGGTCGAGGGCCTGACCGGCCGGGTGCGCCTGGGCGCTTCCACCGGTGCCATCGCCCACCTGCTGCCGCAAGCGCTGGAGCACTTGCGTACGGTGCACCCGGGGATCGATGTGCAGGTACAGGTGCTGACCTCCCAGGCCTCGTTGGCGCGCTTGCGCGAGGGCACGCTGGATATCGGCCTGGTGGCCTTGCCACAGGTGGCCGGCAAAGGGCTTGCGGTTACGCCCTGGCGGCGCGACCCGATCCTGGCCTACGTGCCGGCCGACTGGCAGCCACCGGCCAAGGTTACGCCGGCCTGGCTGGCGCAGCGGGCGTTGATCCTCAACGACAGCAGCACCCAGCTTTCGCGGGTGACCGGCGAGTGGTTCGCGGCAGCGGGGTTGTACCCCGAGCCGCGAATCGAGCTGAACTACAACGATGCGATCAAGAGCCTGGTCGGGGCCGGGTATGGGGCGACATTGTTGCCGCAGGAGGGGGAGTCGGCCGAGCTGGACCGGCGCATCGCCCGCCGGCCGCTGCGGCCGGGGTTGTGGCGGCAACTGGGCATTGCTTGCCGGGAAGGGCAGGTGGAGCGGGCCACTGGATATGTGTTGCAGGCGTTGGAGCGGTTGCGCCAGTGA
- a CDS encoding ABC transporter permease produces the protein MRTHVVHAGLGLAGLLGLLLLWWAGVALFGQADGLSARFSPAATLASLVELLGQGEVYGHIWVSLKRILVGLLLALLIGVPLGLLVGSYRHLEAATTPAFQFLRMISPLSWMPVVVMLMGVGDQPIYFLLAFAALWPILLNTAAGVRQLDPRWLQLSRSLSATRRETLCKVIVPGVIGHVLTGVRLAIGILWIVLVPCEMLGVSAGLGYFILDTRDRLAYSELMAMVLLIGVLGFVLDALARGLHRRWVHG, from the coding sequence ATGCGCACGCATGTCGTTCATGCCGGCCTGGGGCTGGCCGGGTTGCTGGGTTTGTTGCTGTTGTGGTGGGCCGGTGTCGCGCTGTTCGGCCAGGCCGATGGCCTGTCGGCGCGCTTTTCGCCGGCAGCGACCCTGGCCAGCCTGGTCGAGTTGTTGGGGCAGGGCGAGGTGTACGGGCATATCTGGGTCAGCCTCAAGCGTATCCTGGTCGGGCTGCTGCTGGCGCTGCTGATCGGCGTGCCGCTGGGCTTGCTGGTGGGCAGCTACCGGCACCTGGAGGCTGCGACCACACCGGCGTTCCAGTTCCTGCGCATGATCTCGCCGCTGTCGTGGATGCCGGTGGTGGTGATGCTGATGGGCGTGGGGGACCAGCCTATCTACTTCCTGCTGGCGTTTGCCGCGTTGTGGCCGATCTTGCTGAACACGGCGGCCGGGGTAAGGCAGCTGGACCCACGCTGGTTGCAGTTGAGCCGCAGTTTGAGTGCCACGCGCCGGGAGACCTTGTGCAAGGTGATCGTGCCCGGGGTGATCGGCCATGTGCTGACCGGCGTGCGCCTGGCCATCGGCATCCTGTGGATCGTGCTGGTGCCGTGCGAAATGCTCGGGGTGAGTGCGGGGCTGGGGTACTTCATTCTCGATACCCGCGACCGGCTGGCGTATTCCGAGCTGATGGCGATGGTGCTGCTGATCGGGGTGCTGGGGTTTGTGCTGGATGCCCTGGCGCGTGGGCTGCATCGGCGTTGGGTGCATGGCTGA
- a CDS encoding carboxymuconolactone decarboxylase family protein, producing MSSRITLHTLQSAPEAARPFLENAQKNSGFIPNLLGVLANAPAALETYVTVSALNGKAELSLAEREVVQLIAATQHGCDFCVAGHTAVALNKAKLPQEVVDALRARGELPDARYETLAAFAREVIATRGNVSEATYQAFRAAGFSEGNALEVILGVSLATLCNFANVFAQTPLNDELGKYRWQPSA from the coding sequence ATGTCCTCGCGCATTACTTTACACACGCTGCAGAGCGCCCCGGAAGCGGCCCGTCCGTTCCTCGAGAACGCCCAGAAGAATTCCGGCTTCATCCCCAACCTGCTGGGCGTGCTGGCCAATGCCCCGGCGGCGCTGGAAACCTACGTGACCGTTTCGGCACTCAACGGCAAAGCCGAACTGAGCCTGGCCGAGCGTGAAGTGGTGCAGCTGATTGCCGCCACCCAGCATGGCTGTGACTTCTGCGTGGCCGGCCACACGGCCGTGGCCCTGAACAAGGCCAAGCTGCCGCAGGAGGTGGTCGATGCCCTGCGTGCCCGTGGCGAGCTGCCCGATGCCCGGTATGAAACCCTGGCCGCGTTCGCCCGCGAAGTCATCGCCACCCGTGGCAATGTCAGCGAGGCCACTTACCAGGCCTTCCGCGCAGCCGGTTTCAGCGAAGGCAACGCCCTGGAGGTGATTCTGGGCGTGAGCCTCGCAACCCTGTGCAACTTTGCTAATGTGTTCGCCCAGACGCCGCTCAATGACGAGCTCGGCAAGTACCGCTGGCAACCTTCTGCATGA
- a CDS encoding LysR family transcriptional regulator — protein sequence MTRHFDDLQLGSLELFCLAADSGSFTAAATEAGVTPAAVSRSVARLEERLGVRLFVRTTRQMRLSAAGQAYYQQCRQALGQLVEAERQVTGGQVEPSGRLRISAPTPYAHHRLLPLLPRFRQRYPKVQVDVHVSNRNVDFAEEPFDLAIRGREPADSRLVARRLEDAELVVVATPGYLARAGTPRTPHDLLQHECIQFELPSSGRRPPWSFLQDGQQVEIETQGGFTCLGDFLATATLVRHGGGLMQAYRFTVQDALASGELVEVLAEFGGTSRPFMLIYPQARHMPLRVRVFIDFLFAEGA from the coding sequence ATGACCCGCCATTTCGATGACCTGCAACTGGGCAGCCTGGAACTGTTCTGCCTGGCCGCCGACAGCGGCAGCTTCACTGCCGCGGCCACGGAGGCCGGCGTTACGCCGGCGGCGGTCAGCCGCAGCGTGGCGCGCCTGGAAGAGCGCCTGGGCGTGCGCCTGTTCGTCCGCACCACCCGGCAGATGCGCCTGTCCGCAGCCGGCCAGGCCTATTACCAGCAATGCCGGCAGGCACTGGGGCAACTGGTCGAGGCCGAGCGCCAGGTCACGGGCGGGCAGGTCGAGCCGAGCGGCCGCCTGCGTATCAGTGCACCCACGCCCTATGCCCATCACCGGCTGTTGCCGCTGCTGCCGCGGTTTCGCCAGCGCTACCCAAAGGTGCAGGTGGATGTGCATGTCAGCAACCGCAACGTCGACTTTGCCGAGGAGCCGTTCGACCTGGCCATTCGTGGTCGCGAGCCGGCCGATTCGCGGCTGGTGGCGCGTCGCCTGGAAGATGCCGAACTGGTGGTGGTGGCCACGCCGGGCTACCTGGCCCGTGCCGGCACGCCACGAACACCGCACGACTTGCTGCAACATGAGTGCATCCAGTTCGAACTGCCCAGCAGTGGCCGCCGCCCGCCGTGGAGCTTCCTTCAGGATGGCCAGCAGGTGGAGATCGAAACCCAGGGTGGGTTCACCTGCCTGGGCGACTTCCTCGCCACCGCCACGCTGGTGCGCCACGGCGGCGGGCTGATGCAGGCTTACCGCTTTACCGTGCAGGACGCACTGGCCAGTGGCGAACTGGTGGAAGTGCTCGCCGAGTTTGGCGGCACTTCGCGGCCGTTCATGCTGATCTACCCCCAGGCCCGGCACATGCCGCTGCGGGTACGGGTGTTCATCGATTTCCTGTTTGCCGAGGGGGCATAG
- a CDS encoding RrF2 family transcriptional regulator, producing MSLYSAGVEYGIHCLLFLVDERGDSRESSVRDLAELQGVPQEYLAKVFTKLARAGLVAATEGVRGGFRLARPSDEITVLDIVNAIDGPKKIFDCREVRERCSLFEGSPPGWATEGTCAIHAVMLGAQKRMEEALAQQTILDLARRFGRKAPAEFGQKVNAWMGERREGKGAGDIPVSQV from the coding sequence ATGTCGCTCTACAGTGCTGGCGTCGAATACGGTATCCATTGCCTGCTGTTCCTGGTGGACGAGCGGGGCGACTCGCGCGAGTCCAGCGTGCGCGACCTGGCGGAGTTGCAGGGTGTACCCCAGGAGTACCTGGCCAAGGTCTTTACCAAGCTGGCCCGTGCTGGGCTGGTGGCCGCCACCGAGGGCGTGCGTGGCGGCTTCCGGCTGGCGCGGCCGTCGGATGAAATCACCGTGCTGGATATCGTCAATGCCATCGATGGGCCAAAGAAGATCTTCGACTGCCGCGAAGTTCGCGAACGTTGCAGCCTGTTCGAGGGTTCGCCGCCGGGTTGGGCGACCGAGGGCACTTGCGCGATCCATGCGGTGATGCTGGGTGCGCAGAAGCGCATGGAAGAGGCCTTGGCGCAGCAGACCATCCTTGATCTGGCGCGGCGGTTCGGGCGCAAGGCGCCGGCCGAGTTCGGGCAGAAGGTCAATGCCTGGATGGGTGAGCGGCGGGAGGGCAAAGGGGCAGGGGATATTCCGGTCAGTCAGGTCTGA
- a CDS encoding acyl-CoA dehydrogenase family protein, with amino-acid sequence MQDCAFRHWLDANAEAIDRGQCEPQLVLAQIAESQLLRVGVDPALGGTGGQVTDAVEAIAAIASRSLAAAFVCWGQRAFIEYLLHSPNQPLRERLLPRLLTGELAGATGLSNAMKFLSGIEALQVRGRPQADGWQLEGRLHWVTNLRKSGFVVAAAIEDEAGGAPFVLAIPSDAQGLERSDDLQLMGLQSSNTAALAFHQVQLQRGWLLHENAREFLPRVRPAFLALQCGMAIGLARRALAEVQAHLHGRASFLDEARQVLGERLENTVSELKQGLLDGRFQQQPAALFKLRITLAESAADAVQLELQASGGKAYLSEYGEGFARRWRESAFVPIVTPSLVQLRAELQRQAGAA; translated from the coding sequence ATGCAAGATTGTGCATTTCGACACTGGCTGGATGCCAATGCCGAGGCCATTGACCGCGGCCAGTGCGAGCCGCAGCTGGTGCTGGCGCAAATCGCCGAATCGCAGCTGCTGCGGGTCGGTGTCGACCCGGCCCTGGGCGGCACGGGCGGGCAGGTGACCGACGCGGTCGAGGCCATTGCCGCGATCGCCAGCCGCTCGCTGGCAGCGGCGTTCGTCTGCTGGGGCCAGCGCGCCTTCATCGAATACCTGTTGCACAGCCCCAACCAGCCCCTGCGCGAGCGCCTGTTGCCGCGCCTGCTGACTGGCGAACTGGCCGGCGCCACCGGGCTGTCCAATGCCATGAAGTTCCTGTCCGGCATCGAAGCGCTGCAGGTGCGCGGGCGCCCGCAAGCCGATGGCTGGCAGCTGGAAGGGCGCCTGCACTGGGTGACCAACCTGCGCAAAAGCGGCTTCGTGGTGGCTGCGGCTATTGAAGACGAAGCCGGTGGTGCACCGTTCGTGCTGGCCATTCCGTCCGACGCGCAGGGCCTGGAGCGCTCCGACGACCTGCAACTGATGGGCCTGCAGTCGAGCAACACCGCGGCACTGGCCTTCCACCAGGTGCAATTGCAGCGTGGCTGGTTGTTGCACGAAAATGCCCGTGAGTTCCTGCCCCGGGTACGCCCGGCGTTCCTGGCGCTGCAGTGCGGCATGGCCATTGGCCTGGCGCGGCGGGCGCTGGCGGAAGTACAGGCACACCTGCATGGCCGTGCCTCGTTCCTCGACGAAGCACGCCAGGTGCTCGGCGAGCGCCTGGAAAACACCGTGAGCGAGCTCAAGCAGGGCCTGCTCGATGGGCGCTTCCAGCAGCAGCCGGCAGCCTTGTTCAAGCTGCGTATCACCCTGGCCGAAAGCGCTGCCGACGCCGTGCAACTGGAGTTGCAGGCCAGTGGTGGCAAGGCCTACCTCAGCGAGTATGGCGAAGGCTTTGCCCGCCGCTGGCGCGAGTCGGCCTTCGTGCCGATCGTCACGCCCAGCCTGGTGCAACTGCGCGCCGAACTGCAACGCCAGGCGGGCGCGGCATGA
- a CDS encoding SDR family NAD(P)-dependent oxidoreductase, whose product MNTPRTVIITGASSGLGFALAEAFLERGDNVVGNARSQARLEQAAARLGNPSRFIGVAGDIAEPGTAQRLFASAEQAFGGVDLLINNAGIFIAKPFAEYNEADVDALVGTNLKGFFYPAQEAARVMTRQGHGQIIAITASIALQPDTRVPALLPVLVKGGLNQAVKGLALELAASGVQVNAVAPGIIETPLHGGNTQGMGALSPSGRTGLPQDVVDAVLYLADSRFVSGVILPVDGGSTAGTWH is encoded by the coding sequence ATGAACACGCCACGCACCGTCATCATTACCGGGGCCTCGAGCGGCCTGGGTTTCGCCCTGGCCGAGGCATTCCTCGAACGCGGCGACAACGTGGTCGGCAACGCCCGTAGCCAGGCCCGCCTTGAGCAAGCCGCCGCCCGCCTCGGCAACCCATCGCGCTTCATCGGCGTGGCTGGCGACATCGCCGAACCGGGCACGGCGCAGCGCCTGTTCGCCAGCGCCGAGCAAGCCTTTGGCGGGGTCGACCTGCTGATCAACAACGCCGGCATCTTCATTGCCAAGCCATTTGCCGAGTACAACGAAGCGGATGTCGACGCCCTGGTCGGTACCAACCTCAAGGGGTTCTTCTACCCGGCCCAGGAAGCGGCGCGGGTCATGACCAGGCAAGGGCATGGGCAGATCATCGCCATCACCGCCTCCATCGCCTTGCAACCGGACACCCGCGTGCCGGCCCTGCTGCCGGTACTGGTCAAGGGTGGCCTGAACCAGGCGGTGAAAGGCCTGGCACTGGAACTGGCAGCCAGCGGCGTACAGGTGAATGCGGTGGCACCGGGGATCATCGAAACACCGCTGCATGGCGGCAACACACAAGGCATGGGCGCGCTGTCACCCAGTGGCCGCACCGGCTTGCCACAGGATGTCGTGGATGCAGTGTTGTACCTGGCCGATTCACGCTTCGTCAGCGGCGTGATCCTGCCGGTGGATGGCGGTAGCACCGCTGGCACCTGGCACTGA
- a CDS encoding AraC family transcriptional regulator: MISSSHLVDWLLEGLELDASLFHVGRYCGGWHASTQGMGRASFHLVVQGHCWLHIDGQPEALRLEAGDAVFLLRDLGYRLASDQDPASACAQPRQHMQPMDADAVDGVGLVCGFFHFRPGLSALIVDGLADWILLRADEPAGHAARALFELILEECRRAAGPSQALLERLTHLLFLYVLRQQVHAGQSLGGLVALARQPAFAGLLEQLIEQPGQAWTLESMAACTGLSRSAFFKRFNELAGQSPGQVLLALRMRHASQLLRAGHTVEQVGAQVGYQSVAAFTRAFAKAVGVQPGAYRRQHEGR; encoded by the coding sequence ATGATTTCGTCCAGCCACCTTGTCGATTGGTTATTAGAGGGCCTGGAGCTCGATGCCAGCCTGTTTCATGTGGGCCGCTACTGCGGCGGCTGGCACGCCAGCACCCAAGGCATGGGCCGGGCCAGCTTCCACCTGGTGGTGCAAGGGCATTGCTGGCTGCACATCGACGGCCAGCCCGAGGCACTGCGCCTGGAGGCCGGCGATGCGGTGTTCCTGCTGCGCGACCTCGGCTATCGCCTGGCCAGCGACCAGGACCCGGCCAGTGCCTGCGCCCAGCCACGCCAGCACATGCAGCCCATGGACGCCGATGCGGTCGATGGCGTGGGGCTGGTATGTGGTTTCTTCCACTTCAGGCCGGGCTTGTCGGCGCTGATTGTCGACGGCCTGGCCGACTGGATATTGCTGCGCGCCGATGAACCGGCCGGGCATGCGGCGCGGGCGTTGTTCGAGCTGATCCTGGAGGAATGCCGGCGCGCCGCCGGGCCGTCACAGGCGTTGCTGGAGCGGCTGACGCACTTGTTGTTCCTGTATGTGCTGCGCCAGCAGGTGCATGCCGGGCAATCGCTGGGCGGGCTGGTCGCCCTCGCCCGGCAACCGGCGTTTGCCGGGTTGCTGGAGCAGCTGATCGAGCAACCGGGGCAAGCGTGGACGCTGGAAAGCATGGCCGCCTGCACCGGGTTGTCGCGGTCGGCGTTTTTCAAGCGTTTCAATGAACTGGCGGGACAGTCGCCGGGGCAAGTACTGCTGGCGTTGCGCATGCGCCATGCCAGCCAGTTGCTGCGGGCGGGGCATACCGTGGAGCAGGTGGGGGCGCAGGTGGGGTATCAGTCGGTGGCGGCATTTACCCGGGCGTTCGCCAAGGCGGTGGGGGTGCAGCCGGGGGCGTATCGGCGGCAGCATGAGGGGCGTTAG
- a CDS encoding tautomerase family protein, whose translation MPYVHIRVTDEGVSAEHKRQLIEQTTRMLQQVLGKPPASTFVVIEEVPTDNWGVGGETVTALRARERG comes from the coding sequence ATGCCCTATGTCCATATTCGCGTAACCGATGAAGGCGTGAGCGCTGAGCACAAGCGCCAGTTGATCGAACAGACGACCCGCATGCTGCAGCAGGTGCTGGGCAAGCCGCCGGCCAGTACCTTTGTGGTGATCGAGGAGGTGCCGACCGATAACTGGGGGGTTGGCGGGGAGACAGTGACCGCGCTGCGGGCCCGAGAGCGGGGTTGA
- a CDS encoding ABC transporter ATP-binding protein, producing MSQVLLEARDISLGYPREGGWQAVLAQFDLQLAPGEVVTILGPSGVGKSSLLRVLAGLQQPRGGSVTLHGQPLQGPHPRLAVAFQDPSLLPWLSLEKNVAFGLDFARQPKLAAAERRARIDHAIAAVGLAHARGQYPAQLSGGMAQRTALARCLARQPEVLLLDEPFGALDEVTRADMQQLLLQLIATHNTAAVLITHDIDEALLLSDRVLLLGNHPAHTLGQWRIDLPQPRTQRVEELGALRIEILKTLRRASRTVEPTPTPLPSEAVHVHG from the coding sequence ATGAGCCAAGTGTTGCTCGAAGCCCGCGACATCAGCCTGGGCTACCCCCGCGAGGGTGGCTGGCAGGCGGTGCTGGCGCAGTTCGACCTGCAGCTGGCACCCGGCGAAGTGGTGACCATCCTCGGCCCCAGCGGGGTCGGCAAGTCCAGCCTGCTGCGGGTACTGGCCGGCCTGCAGCAGCCCCGCGGTGGCAGCGTGACCCTGCACGGCCAGCCGCTGCAGGGTCCGCACCCACGCCTGGCAGTGGCCTTCCAGGACCCGAGCCTGTTGCCCTGGCTGAGCCTGGAGAAGAACGTCGCCTTCGGCCTGGACTTCGCCCGCCAGCCAAAACTTGCCGCCGCCGAACGGCGCGCCCGCATCGACCATGCGATTGCCGCCGTGGGCCTGGCCCATGCTCGCGGCCAGTACCCGGCGCAGTTGTCCGGCGGCATGGCCCAGCGCACCGCGCTGGCCCGTTGCCTGGCCCGCCAGCCCGAAGTGCTGTTGCTCGACGAGCCTTTCGGCGCGTTGGATGAAGTGACCCGGGCCGACATGCAGCAACTGCTGCTGCAACTGATCGCCACCCACAACACGGCGGCGGTGCTGATCACCCACGATATCGACGAAGCCCTGCTGCTGTCCGACCGGGTCCTGCTACTGGGCAACCACCCAGCGCATACCCTCGGCCAGTGGCGCATCGACCTGCCGCAACCACGGACGCAGCGGGTCGAGGAACTGGGCGCCTTGCGCATCGAAATCCTCAAAACCCTTCGGCGGGCAAGCCGCACAGTCGAACCTACCCCAACCCCGTTGCCCTCGGAGGCTGTCCATGTGCATGGATGA
- the argC gene encoding N-acetyl-gamma-glutamyl-phosphate reductase, protein MHTPVVFIDGDQGTTGLQIHARLQGRSDLRLLTLPEAERKDPQRRREAINSADIALLCLPDDAAREAVAAIHNPQVRVIDASSAHRTSPGWVYGLPELDEQQAERIAHSKRVSNPGCYPTGAIALLRPLVKAGLLPADYPLNIHAISGYSGGGRAAVERHEQPAAGKTPALQLYGLELAHKHVPEIQQHAGLSARPMFMPGYGAYRQGIVLSIPLQLRLLPGQVSAEQLQACLQQHYQGARHVQLMPLHQHGAAPNLDPEALNDSNDLRLALYANPEHGQVLLTAVFDNLGKGASGAAVQNLDLMLGALQVQG, encoded by the coding sequence ATGCACACCCCTGTTGTCTTCATCGACGGTGACCAAGGCACCACCGGCCTGCAGATCCATGCCCGCCTGCAAGGCCGCAGCGATCTGCGCCTGCTGACCCTGCCCGAAGCCGAGCGCAAAGACCCGCAACGGCGCCGCGAGGCAATTAACAGCGCCGACATCGCCCTGCTGTGCCTGCCCGACGATGCCGCCCGCGAGGCCGTGGCGGCGATCCACAACCCGCAGGTACGGGTGATCGACGCAAGCTCCGCGCACCGCACCAGCCCAGGCTGGGTCTATGGCCTGCCGGAGCTCGACGAGCAGCAAGCCGAGCGCATCGCGCACAGCAAGCGCGTCAGCAATCCCGGCTGCTACCCCACCGGCGCCATCGCCCTGTTGCGCCCACTGGTCAAGGCCGGCCTGCTGCCAGCGGATTACCCGCTGAACATCCACGCCATTTCCGGCTATTCCGGTGGCGGCCGCGCCGCAGTCGAACGGCATGAACAGCCCGCCGCCGGCAAAACCCCGGCCCTGCAACTGTACGGCCTGGAACTGGCGCACAAGCACGTGCCGGAAATCCAGCAGCACGCCGGGCTGTCGGCGCGGCCGATGTTCATGCCCGGCTACGGTGCCTACCGCCAAGGCATCGTGCTGAGCATCCCGCTGCAGTTGCGCCTGCTGCCCGGCCAGGTCAGTGCCGAACAGCTGCAGGCCTGCCTGCAGCAGCACTACCAGGGTGCCCGCCACGTCCAGCTGATGCCCCTGCACCAGCACGGCGCAGCGCCGAACCTCGACCCCGAGGCGTTGAACGACAGCAACGACCTGCGCCTGGCGCTTTACGCCAACCCTGAGCATGGCCAGGTGCTGCTGACCGCAGTGTTCGACAACCTCGGCAAAGGTGCCTCCGGTGCGGCGGTGCAAAACCTCGACCTGATGCTCGGTGCATTGCAGGTACAAGGCTGA
- a CDS encoding ABC transporter substrate-binding protein, with translation MCMDDCCSSSSRRDFLKLGAMLTAAGALPLLSSLQARAAAEPDAPVRIGYLPITDATPLLVAHNNGLFEAEGIKAERPVLLRSWAQVIEAFISGQVNVIHLLSPMTVWARYGSKVPAKVVAWNHVGGSGLTVSPDISDMKQLGGKTVAIPFWYSIHNVVLQQMLNDNGLTPVSKPANAPLAGNEVNLLVLPPSDMPPALASKRIAGYIVAEPFNALAENLKVGRVQRFTGDVWRNHACCVVFMHEHDLNNRPEWSQKVVNAIVKAQHWTRDHRAEAAALLSKAGPNKYTPHEPAVLGKVLAPAAEDRAGYIASGAIRHQHWDEKRIDFQPYPFPSYTEELVKRLKTTLIEGDSAFLAGLDPAQTARDLVDDRFVRNAIASVGGPSVFGIADNFERSEEFAV, from the coding sequence ATGTGCATGGATGACTGCTGTTCCTCTTCTTCGCGTCGCGATTTCCTCAAGCTCGGCGCCATGCTCACGGCCGCCGGAGCACTGCCGTTGCTGTCGAGCCTGCAGGCCCGTGCCGCCGCCGAGCCGGACGCGCCAGTGCGTATCGGCTACCTGCCGATCACTGACGCCACGCCACTGCTGGTGGCGCACAACAACGGCCTGTTCGAGGCCGAAGGCATCAAGGCCGAGCGCCCGGTGCTGCTGCGCAGCTGGGCGCAGGTAATCGAGGCGTTCATCTCTGGCCAGGTCAACGTCATCCACCTGCTGTCGCCGATGACCGTATGGGCCCGCTACGGCAGCAAGGTGCCGGCCAAGGTGGTGGCCTGGAACCACGTGGGCGGTTCAGGCCTGACCGTGTCCCCGGACATCAGCGACATGAAACAGCTGGGCGGCAAGACCGTGGCCATCCCGTTCTGGTACTCGATCCACAACGTGGTGCTGCAACAGATGCTCAACGACAACGGCCTGACCCCGGTGTCGAAGCCGGCCAATGCGCCACTGGCCGGCAACGAAGTCAACCTGCTGGTATTGCCGCCGTCCGACATGCCGCCGGCGCTGGCCAGCAAACGCATCGCTGGCTATATCGTCGCCGAGCCATTCAACGCCCTGGCCGAGAACCTCAAGGTTGGCCGCGTGCAGCGCTTTACCGGCGATGTGTGGCGCAACCACGCCTGCTGCGTGGTGTTCATGCACGAGCACGACCTGAACAACCGCCCGGAGTGGTCGCAGAAGGTGGTCAACGCCATCGTCAAGGCCCAGCACTGGACCCGTGATCACCGCGCCGAGGCCGCCGCATTGTTGTCCAAGGCCGGCCCCAACAAGTACACCCCGCATGAACCAGCAGTGCTCGGCAAAGTGCTGGCCCCGGCCGCCGAGGACCGTGCCGGTTACATTGCCAGTGGCGCCATTCGCCACCAGCACTGGGACGAAAAGCGCATCGATTTCCAGCCTTACCCGTTCCCCAGCTACACCGAAGAGCTGGTCAAGCGCCTGAAAACCACCCTGATCGAGGGCGACAGCGCGTTCCTGGCCGGCCTGGACCCGGCACAGACCGCCCGCGACCTGGTCGACGACCGCTTCGTGCGCAACGCCATCGCCAGCGTTGGCGGGCCGTCGGTGTTCGGCATCGCCGATAACTTCGAGCGTAGCGAGGAGTTCGCGGTCTGA
- a CDS encoding GNAT family N-acetyltransferase translates to MFILSRLDSVPPESFQNQIRELVIHHVGELSSVAISADNPLYPLYQYGVGMEVHQYLQALDGTRGLAVTLTLALDAEAPDQLLGFALSLPAEDDEQACALAFLAVRASHRRQGIARALLGDLQARHACVELNAFASQVPWFEAMGMQVVAANGPQVLMSSTGRASGALIGRLDIAPIYQTAEVMQIHTYLLNQQGEDAMIEAEQMRDERLDELTAQAQECVRQRKTVH, encoded by the coding sequence ATGTTCATCCTGAGCCGCCTCGACAGCGTGCCGCCTGAATCTTTCCAGAACCAGATCCGCGAACTGGTGATCCACCACGTCGGCGAACTGAGCAGTGTCGCCATCAGTGCCGACAACCCGCTGTACCCGCTGTACCAGTACGGCGTCGGCATGGAGGTGCACCAGTACCTGCAAGCACTGGACGGCACCCGCGGCCTGGCCGTGACGCTGACCCTGGCGCTGGATGCCGAGGCACCGGACCAATTGCTGGGGTTTGCCCTGTCGCTGCCGGCCGAGGACGATGAACAGGCCTGCGCCCTGGCATTCCTCGCCGTGCGCGCCAGCCATCGTCGCCAGGGCATCGCCCGCGCCCTGCTGGGCGACCTGCAGGCACGCCATGCCTGCGTCGAGCTGAATGCCTTTGCCAGCCAGGTACCGTGGTTCGAGGCGATGGGCATGCAGGTGGTGGCCGCCAATGGGCCGCAGGTACTGATGAGCAGTACCGGGCGGGCTAGCGGCGCGCTGATCGGGCGGCTGGATATTGCGCCGATCTACCAGACGGCGGAAGTGATGCAGATCCATACCTACCTGCTCAACCAGCAGGGTGAGGATGCGATGATCGAAGCGGAACAGATGCGCGATGAGCGGCTGGACGAACTGACCGCTCAGGCCCAGGAGTGTGTACGGCAGCGCAAGACCGTGCATTGA